In Alcaligenes faecalis, the sequence ATCGGCTACTGGCTGTTCTGAACTGCTAGTCATGCTTGTCTTCCCCTGTCGCTACCATGCTGTTGCAAGGGCAGGCTGTTCCTGATGAGAGGCAAAATGCGGCAGCACATATTCAGCCAGCTCCTGGATAATTTCCGCCGCAGGTCGCTGCGCAAACTGAATACCCAAAGCGGCATGATTCACTCCGGCTGCCTGCCATTCCTCCAACAAGGTAATCAACCCCTTGCGCCCGGTACGCAGTGTAAAGCCACCTCGCAAGGGGGTGCGTGGATAATCCGGGTCGTCCACCAGATCCAGCCATTCATTGGTCATGTGCGGGCGGAAACCGCCATCGGGAATCCGCGCTCGCCATGCCTGAATTTTGGCAGCCAGCCTTTGCGGGCCCAGCGGTGTATGTGTGGCTTCCGGGTAAGTCAGCCAACCATCGGCATGCTCTGCAATCCATTCGGGCGACTGCCCCGAGGAACTGGTGACAATCAGGGGAATGGAGCCATGCACGGGCTTGGGTAACAGCTCTGCCGTATCGAAGCGGCCTAGCGGAGAGTCGATATTCAGTTGCCCCGCTTGTGTTAACTGACGGAAGTAGCTGACAGCCTGTGCAAATCGCTCTGCCCGTTCGGCTCGCTCCACACCATAGGCAGGAAACTCCACGGGTCTGTCCCCGGAAGCAATACCCAGCACCAAGCGTCCGCCGGACAACTGATCAATGGTGAAGGCGGATTTGGCCAGGTCGATCGGGTGACGCAAGGAGAAAATCGTGCTGCCCGTGGCCAAAGCCACCCGCTTGGTGCGAGCAGCCAGAAAAGCCAGATAGGTAAAGGGGTCGAACACCTGCCCCGCATCGCCAAAGCTGGGGTCATACAAAGGTACGTCTCGTACCCACACCGCTGCAAAATCCTGGCGGTCTATCTCCTCTACCAGCGCTGCCTGCCCAGCCAGCACACTCATATCGCCTTCATAAAAACGCAGAGGCAGGAAGATACCCATGGTCAGGCGACCCGGCGCAAACATGCGGCTATAGCCAGGGTGATTGGCAAAGGCAGGGAAAGATGCGCCTTGAGTCAGGCTTTTTTCAATCGTCATGATGTTTTCCCCTCAAACGCCGGTAGCGGGTTCAGGCAAGGTGATGCCTTTGCGAACTGCGGGGCGCTGGGCCACACGTTCATGCCAGGCGCTCATATGTAGGTACTGGCTGAAATCAAAGTCGATAATCCGCGCAATATGCGTCCAGCCAAAATGCGCAATATCGGCAATGGAGTAGTCCTGTCCTGCCAGATAAGGATGGTCGGCCAAGCGTGTATCCAGCACGGTGAACAGATCATTCACCAGACGGCGGTAGCGCTCGATAGCGGCCGGGATCTTCTCTTGGGCAAACAGCTCGAAATGCACGCGCTGGCCCAGAATCGGCCCCACGCTGGAGGCGTGAAACTGCAGCCACTTGATCGTTTCCCAGCGCTGAATGGGGTCTTTTGAAAGCAATTGGCCGGTTTTCTCCGCCAGATACAGCAGGATCGCGGCGGACTCGAACAGGACAATACCTGTTTCATCATCCTTCATCACCGGGATACGCCCATGCGGATTCAGAGTCAGAAACTCCGGCTGCTTATGTTCGTTCGCTTCAATACGCACGTGATGCAGGCGATACGGTAGCGCCAGCTCTTCCAGGGCGATGGTCGCCTTAAAGCCGTTAGGCGAACTATCGGTGTACAGATCAATCATGGTGTGGCTCTCAAACTGAAAGTTCGCTCTTCTTTTGTATATAGATAAGCTAAACTTTAAAAACGATACAGAAGCCTATTTTCCCCAGCTATAAAGACAAAGAAAAACGATTAAATCTGCTTTATAGATTTAGATAAACTAAACCATGAATCCTGTCTTTCCTTTGCAGGCTCTGCGCGCCTTTACCGAAGTCGGACGCCACGGCAGCATCAAGCTGGCCGCCCAGTCGCTGGGTGTGACCTCGGGCGCAGTCAGCCAGCAAATCCGGCTGCTGGAAGATCGCTTGGGCGTGACACTGTTTGTGCGCAGCCACCACAAAATGAGCCTGAGCGAAGCAGGTGAACAGGTCTACCCTGTCCTGCTGACGGCGTTTGACCAGATCGAACAGGCCATGCACACGCTGGAGGCCACCAAGCAGCGCAAGACACTGACGATCAGCACCGTGCCTTCCTTTGCCGCTTCTTGGCTGATTCCCCGGCTGGCCGATTTCAAGCAGCGCCATCCCGATATCGAAATCCGTGTGGAGGCCTCCCCCACGCTGGTGGACCTGCGTCGAGACAAAGTCGATATCGCCATTCGCCACGGCTTGGGCGTATACCCCGGCTTGCAGGCCGAGCCCTTGATGGCCCCTGTCTTGCTGCCTGTAGCCAGCCCTGCGTTGCTGAAAGGCAAGCCAGCTATTCAGGAACCAGCAGATTGCCTGGAGTGGCCACTGCTACAAGATGCCGACCGAGCCGACTGGGCCCTCTGGCTGTCTGCCCACGGAGTGGAGGACGATGCGCGCGCCGATAGAGGCACGGCTTTCGAGGATGATTACCTGCTGATACGCGGCGCAATTGCGGGCCTGGGGTTGGCCTTGATACCGCAAGAATATGCGCAGGATGAAATAGCCGCAGGCCGCTTGATGCAAGTGCTGAACAAGCCCTGGCCAGCCCGCTTTGCCTACTATCTGGTGACCTTGCCCGATACGACGCAAAGAGCAGAGGTCCGTGCCTTTAGTGATTGGATAGTCGAGCAAGCCCAGTTATAGCAAGGTAGCCAGGCTTCTTCCTGCTGCTGCTGCTGCTGCTGCTGCTGCTGCTGCTGCTGCTGCTGCTGCTGCTGCTGCTGCGGTGGTGGTGGTGGTGGCGACGGTGGCGGTGGTAACGATGACCGCTATCGCACAGCGGTAGGGAAAAGCAGAAAGCACTTAATCGCCTCCCGATCCGGCCTATGTAGGACCACCACTTCAACAGACCTCATTTCGACGCCCCCCTGCTCCAGACCTCAAGAATCAGCCTGACTTCCAACAAGGAAGCATATGATTTTTTGAAAAAAAAGCCCCGTCCAAAAGGGACGGGGCAAACCTCAACAAGCAAGTGAAAAACTCTTAGGGCAATTCCACGGCCACCGGCCCACGGGGACGGGAACAGCACAACAAGACTTTGCCCTCTGGCACAGGGTCCAGAGGCTCTTCAAAATAATCGACCTCGCCCGATACCAAGGTGCACATGCAGGTATTGCACAGGCCTGCACGGCAATTAAAGTCCGGGTTCAAGCCCGTTTCTTCAGCCAGATCCAGCAAGGAAGGACAATCCTCATGCCATTGGGCCTGACGACCGTCGGGCAAGAACGTCACGGTCTGCGTGGCATCTGCGGCGGTTTCATCAACTGCTGCAAGCGACTCGGGTTCTGATGCACTTGCAGTCGCACTGCCAAGCACGGCAGGCGCTGTCGCTGGCTGCTCTGGCTGAACAAGGCTGGCCGCAACATCACCAGCCAAGGTCTTTTCCAGCACCGTGGCCGGGCCAAAAAACTCGTAGTGAATGCGTTCGCGCGCCACCCCCAGACTACGCAGCACACCGTAATTACTCTGCATGAAGGCACCAGGCCCACACAGGTAAAACTCGTAATCATCCAGTGGCAGCCAACGCTGCAACTGCTCACGTGTAATCAGTCCCGCCACATGGTGCAAACCGGCTTGCTCATCATCTTCAGTCGGGTTGCGATAGCAGAAGTAAAGCTGCACGCCTTCGCGCTGCGCCACCAGCTCGCGCATCTCATCCGCAAAGGCATGCACCACGCTGTTATCACAGGCATGGATCACATACACCTTACGCTGACTGCGTTTAAGCAAACGATGCAGCATGGCCAGCAAAGGGGTCTGGCCCACGCCGCCGCTTAGCAGCACCACAGGCCGCTGGCTGCTCTCGTCCAGCACAAACTCACCCATCGGTCCGGCCGCGCTCAGCACATCGCCCGGCTGCACCTGTTGATGCAGATAGGAGGAGGCCAAGCCATCAGCCACGCTTAATCCTGCCGGGGCCTTCTCGTGTTTGACGGAAATGCGCAGACGCTCCGTGCAGTCGGGATCCCCCGACACGCTGTAATTGCGCAGCACGGTTTGCCCGTCAATCTCCAGACGGAACACCAGATACTGACCCGGCTGATAAGGCGGCATAACACCGTCCACCGGCTGCAGTACAAACGAAGTAATCACTTCGCTTTCGCGCTGCTTTTCCAGTACGCGATAGTCCCGGAAACGGCGGCTGGCCGTAGCCTCGGTGGACGCAGGTGATGCAGTCGTATTCATCACACTCAAGCCGTTGCGGTCTCGCTGGCGACGGCTTGCTCGGCCTGGATCATCTGGCTGATCTTGCGACGGAAGCGCAAGGGGCCGGAATCCAAGGGCAAGTCCAAAGCGGCAGGACGCTCTTTCAGGGCCTTATGCACTTCTTCCAGAACCACTTTGTCTTCCAGGAAAGCGTGGCGCACGTCTTCATTAAAGACCTTGGAGATGGCCTCATCATCCGGGCTGAAATTGCGCAGTTGGAACCAGAAGTAGCGGGTGTGTTCCTCGTCGATAGGCGTCAGGAAGTTATAGGAGTCCATCAGGAAAACGTCCTGGTGGTACTCGCTGGGTTCCTCGGTGGCGGCACCGGCGGGCAGGAAGATAGCCTTGATTACGGCCAGCGATGGGAAGCGCACTTCGTATTGCTGCTTACGGTCGCAATTGCCTTCAAATTTCACAAATTGCTTGTAAAACGGCGCAACTTCCACATTTTTAGACCAGCGCGAGACCGTCACGCCATTGTCTTCAACCTTGACGGTCAAGGGCAGGCCGATGATGTCGGGGCTGCCAAACGAGCTTTGGTGTACCCAGGACACGTGCGAGGGGTCCAGCAAATTGTCGGTGACGTACAGGTAATTGCAGT encodes:
- a CDS encoding LLM class oxidoreductase, which translates into the protein MTIEKSLTQGASFPAFANHPGYSRMFAPGRLTMGIFLPLRFYEGDMSVLAGQAALVEEIDRQDFAAVWVRDVPLYDPSFGDAGQVFDPFTYLAFLAARTKRVALATGSTIFSLRHPIDLAKSAFTIDQLSGGRLVLGIASGDRPVEFPAYGVERAERAERFAQAVSYFRQLTQAGQLNIDSPLGRFDTAELLPKPVHGSIPLIVTSSSGQSPEWIAEHADGWLTYPEATHTPLGPQRLAAKIQAWRARIPDGGFRPHMTNEWLDLVDDPDYPRTPLRGGFTLRTGRKGLITLLEEWQAAGVNHAALGIQFAQRPAAEIIQELAEYVLPHFASHQEQPALATAW
- a CDS encoding glutathione S-transferase family protein, which encodes MIDLYTDSSPNGFKATIALEELALPYRLHHVRIEANEHKQPEFLTLNPHGRIPVMKDDETGIVLFESAAILLYLAEKTGQLLSKDPIQRWETIKWLQFHASSVGPILGQRVHFELFAQEKIPAAIERYRRLVNDLFTVLDTRLADHPYLAGQDYSIADIAHFGWTHIARIIDFDFSQYLHMSAWHERVAQRPAVRKGITLPEPATGV
- the gcvA gene encoding transcriptional regulator GcvA is translated as MNPVFPLQALRAFTEVGRHGSIKLAAQSLGVTSGAVSQQIRLLEDRLGVTLFVRSHHKMSLSEAGEQVYPVLLTAFDQIEQAMHTLEATKQRKTLTISTVPSFAASWLIPRLADFKQRHPDIEIRVEASPTLVDLRRDKVDIAIRHGLGVYPGLQAEPLMAPVLLPVASPALLKGKPAIQEPADCLEWPLLQDADRADWALWLSAHGVEDDARADRGTAFEDDYLLIRGAIAGLGLALIPQEYAQDEIAAGRLMQVLNKPWPARFAYYLVTLPDTTQRAEVRAFSDWIVEQAQL
- a CDS encoding FAD-binding oxidoreductase; this encodes MNTTASPASTEATASRRFRDYRVLEKQRESEVITSFVLQPVDGVMPPYQPGQYLVFRLEIDGQTVLRNYSVSGDPDCTERLRISVKHEKAPAGLSVADGLASSYLHQQVQPGDVLSAAGPMGEFVLDESSQRPVVLLSGGVGQTPLLAMLHRLLKRSQRKVYVIHACDNSVVHAFADEMRELVAQREGVQLYFCYRNPTEDDEQAGLHHVAGLITREQLQRWLPLDDYEFYLCGPGAFMQSNYGVLRSLGVARERIHYEFFGPATVLEKTLAGDVAASLVQPEQPATAPAVLGSATASASEPESLAAVDETAADATQTVTFLPDGRQAQWHEDCPSLLDLAEETGLNPDFNCRAGLCNTCMCTLVSGEVDYFEEPLDPVPEGKVLLCCSRPRGPVAVELP
- a CDS encoding aromatic ring-hydroxylating dioxygenase subunit alpha, with the translated sequence MFVRNAWYVGALATQLGRSLQPVRMLSENLVLYRREDGQPVALEDSCPHRRLPLSKGRLIGDQVECGYHGLTFDCSGSCTKAPGVAQIPKSAVVRSYPCTERFGLVWVWMGDPELADPSKLIDIPEWDNAEWGVNRGDAMELDCNYLYVTDNLLDPSHVSWVHQSSFGSPDIIGLPLTVKVEDNGVTVSRWSKNVEVAPFYKQFVKFEGNCDRKQQYEVRFPSLAVIKAIFLPAGAATEEPSEYHQDVFLMDSYNFLTPIDEEHTRYFWFQLRNFSPDDEAISKVFNEDVRHAFLEDKVVLEEVHKALKERPAALDLPLDSGPLRFRRKISQMIQAEQAVASETATA